Part of the Chloroflexota bacterium genome, TTGCCCCGTCGACGCCTTCGGTAGCGCCAAAGGCGACGATGCCACTGGCGTCACCTTCCCCTACGGCTGTTGTGCCCACGAATACGGCGGCAGCCCCGGCGACGCCGTTGCCTGCGGCCACGCGCGTGCCGCCCACCGCCACGCCGTTCCCTACGGCCACGGCAAAGCCCCCAACGGCCACGATGCCACCCACGGCCACGCGCATACCACCGACGCCGACGATGCTTCCTCCCACCGCGACGCACCCGCCCACGGCAACGCCAGCACCTATGGCGACACCTGTGCCGCCTACGCCGACGCACCTTCCCACGGCAACGATGGTGCCACCAACGGCCACAGCCGTACCGCCTACCGCCACGCGGGTGCCAACTGCTACCCCTGTGCCGCCTACTGCGACACCGGTGCCGCCAACACCGACACCTGCGGGATGTAGTTACAGCCTCAATGCTTCGTATGAGCAGCAATTGCTCGATTTGATCAACCAGGAACGCCAGAATCGGGGCATCCCACCCTTGCGCATGGATTCGCGGCTGGTGGCGGCCGCTCGCGCTCACAGTCAGGATATGGGCTGCAACGGCTTTTTCTCTCATACGGGCTCTGATGGTTCTTCCCCCTTTGATCGGATGCGGCGACAGGGCTACACCTTTACTGCTGCTGCCGAGAACATCTATGCCGGTAGCGGTTCGTACAACTCGCCTCAGGCGGCTTTCAATGGCTGGATGAACAGCGACGGCCATCGGGAAAACATGCTCAATTCGGCGTATGTGGACGTAGGCATTGGCTACGTGTATGTGGCCGGAAGCCCTTACGGTGGCTATTTCACGGCCGATTTTGGGCATCCATAGCCTGTTAGAGTGATGATTTCCAAAAGGGTGATCCTCTGGGGTCACCCTTTGAAAGTTTAAGGCGCCTTTTAGGGCTTTTAATCTCTGGTTTAGCGGATGCTGAGGATACTTGTCTGGCGGGGCTGGCGGGGCAGGAGTATAGTAAAGAGCGAGCGTTGTCTATTCCAGAAGTTTTGAGGTGCATTGTGCCAACCATTCATTGCCTGGGCCTCAACCATCGCACCGCCGACTTGGGTTTGCGCGAGCAGGTGGCGTTTTCGGAAGAAGACATTCGCGCCGCGCTGGCGCGGCTGGGGTGTGGAAAGAACGGCAGCCGCCCGGCGGGTGTTTCGGAAATGGTCATTCTTTCGACCTGCAACCGCACGGAAATTTACGCGGTTGCCCCCACTGAGGATTTCCAGACGCTGGAATCATTTCTGGCTGATGCCCGGCAGGTTGCCCCCGAGATTTTGCATCCTCATCTTTACCGCTACCGCGATGCTGACGCGGTAGCGCATCTTTTTCGTGTAGCCAGCGGGCTGGATTCTTTGGTGTTGGGCGAGCCCCAGATTCTGGGGCAAGTCACCCGCGCGTGGGAACTCGCCCGCGGGCAAGGCACCGTGCGCGCCGTGTTGGGACGGCTGTTCCAGGCCGCAGTGCATACGGGCAAGCGGGCGCGCACCGAAACGGCCATTAGCCATAATCCGGCTTCGGTTGCAACGATGGCGGTGCATTTGGCCGCCCAAACGGTGAAAGACTTTGATACCGCGCGGGTGTTGGTGTTGGGAGCGGGGGAAATGGCCGAGCAGGCGGTGGAAGCGTTGCGGGTGCGGGGTGTTTCCCATATTCGGGTAATGAACCGCACGCTGAGCAAAGCCGAGGCGCTCGCGGCGCGATGGGGAGGCGAGGCAACAACCTTTGAGGCGTTGTTGCCTTCCCTCGCCTGGGCAGATATTGTGCTGACTTCTACGGGCGCACCGCATACCTTGATTGATGCTCGACACGTGCAAGAGGCGTTGGACGCACGCGCCGGTCGTCCTTTGGTGTTGCTGGATATTGCCGTACCTCGCGATGTAGAGCCCGCTGTGGGGGAGATGGCGGGGGTGCAGCTTTACGACCTGGATGCTTTGCAAGACCATTTGGAAGACGCACTGGCATCCCGGCGGGCTGCTGTGCCGCAAGTGGAAGCGATTGTTGAAGAGGAAGTTGCTGCTTTCGTGGGCTACCTCCAGACCCTGGAAGTCGTGCCGATTATTCGGGCACTGCGCACCCAGGCCGAAATGGTGCGCCAGGCCGAACTGGAGAAAACTCTGCGCAAGATGCCCCACCTCACGGAAGAGGAACGGGCGCGTTTGGAGGCTTTGACGAAAGCCATCGTGAACAAATTGTTGCATTCCCCCACGGTGGCGCTCAAAGAGGCCGCCCAGGGCCATCGCGCCGCGGAAACCGCCGCGGTCGCCCGTCGCCTTTTCGGTATTTCCACCAACTGACCAACGGCTCGCTGACCACCCGACTATGCGACTTATTTTTGCTACCCGCCCCTCAGCCCTGGCCCGCTGGCAGACCCAGTGGGTGATTCGGGCTTTAGAAGCAGTGCATCCTGGCTTGACCTGCCAGGAAGAGGTCATCGTGACCCACGGCGACCGTGTGCTTGACAAACCCCTGCCGGAGATCGGCGGCAAGGGGTTGTTCACACAGGAACTTGAAGCCGCCCTGCTCAATGGCCGTGTGGATGCCGCGGTGCATTCCCTCAAGGATTTGCCCACCGAAATGCCGCTTGGTCTGACCGTAGGCGCGATCCCGCAGCGTGCGGAAGTGCGCGACGCGCTGGTGTCCGCTCAGGGCTACACCCTGGAAACCCTGCCCCAGGCCGCGGTGGTGGGCACTTCAAGCCTGCGGCGGGCTGCACAACTGCTGGCTGTGCGCCCCGACCTGCAGATTCGCCCCCTGCGCGGCAATGTGGATACTCGTGTGCGCAAGGCTATGGAAGGCCAATACGACGCGGTGGTGCTGGCTGGGGCTGGGCTGACACGCCTGGGCCTGACAGAGCACGTCAGCCAGTGGCTTCCTTTGGAAGTGATGCTGCCCGCGCCCGGGCAGGGCGCGCTGGCGGTGCAGTGTCGGGATGACGATGCCGAAACGCTGCGCCTTTTGACCGCGATAGAACATCCTGCCACCCGCGCCGCGGTGGATGCTGAGCGTGCGTTTCTGGAAGCCCTCGGCGGTGGCTGCGCGGTGCCTGTCGCGGCTTATGCAGAAGCCTTGCCGCAGGGCGCGCTGCGTTTGACCGGCTTTGTAGGCGCACCCGATGGCAGTGGCCATTGGCGGGGTAGCCTTACGGGCGAGTCTGCCCGTGCCCTGGGGCAAGCCTTGGCCCAAAAGGCCATTGCCGAAGGCGCGCGGCGGTGGTTGAAGTGATTGTGGAACGCTCTACCCCGAAATGAGGAGTTTTGCCTGAACGGTTTCCAAAAGCGCGTTTTGCAAAAATCGCCCCGCATTCAAGATTTCGATGCCGATAATGTCGCCCTGCGCGTTCAATTCCACGGTGATGTCTGGCGAAATTTCCACGCTGTTGGCTTCCGGCTCTTCCGAAAGCACCAAATGGAGCACATCTTCTTCTTCGAAATATCGCAACCGTGGTTTTTTATCCTTGGACATGGAGATACCTTCCTACGCGCACACGTTGGAGGATTTGCTTTCGAGTTGTGGCATGTACTGTTACCGGCGTGATGGTTTCTGCCCGGATTTCGTAAGGGACGAGGCAGAGTTGTTTTCCGCAGCGTCCTACCACAACGAACCGCCCCGTTTGGGTGTCGTAGTACCGTTCGTTGCCATAGCGCAGTATTTCGTCCAGCCGCTTTAAATCAAAGCCACGCACGCGGGCACGGTAACGCAAATATGCTGTCCAGATGATTTTCACCGTATCTCTCCTGAGAGAAATACGAGGAAACGATATCGTGACTTCTATTATACGCCAAAACGCCCCCACTGTCCTCATCACCCGCCCGGCGCACCAGGCCGGGCCTCTGGCCGCGCTGCTGGAAGCCCGCGGCTTTCGGCCTGTGCGCTTCCCTGCCATTGCCATTCGTGCCATAACGCCTAATCCGGCTTTGGATGCGGCGCTTCGCCACGTGGACGAATATGCTTGGATGGTGCTGACCAGCGTCAATGGCGTGCGCATTGTGTGGGAGCGCGCAGAAGCCTTGGGGCTTGCAAAGGCGTTGCAAAAGGCGCGCGTGGCCGCGATTGGGCCTAAAACTGCCCGGGCTTTGCGCCAGCGGGGCATCACGCCCGCTTTTGTGCCCCAGGAATATGTGGCCGAGGCCATTTTGCCGGGCTTGGGCGATGTGCGCGGCCAAAAAGTGTTGCTCTTGCGGGCCTTGCAAGCCCGCCCAACCCTGGCAGAAATGATTGCCGCCGCGGGCGGCGAGGCTCATGAGGTGCCGGTTTACGACACGCTGCCCGCGCAGCCTTCCCTTGAAGGCCTGGAAGCCTTGCGCCGTGGGGTGGATTATTTGACCTTCACCAGCCCTTCCACCGTGCGCAACTTCGTTGCCCTGACGCGGCAGGCCGGACTGGACCCGCTGGCCCTGCCTGGCAACCCGCAGGTGGTGTGCATTGGCCCGATTACCGCCCAGGCCGCCAGGGAAATGGGCTTCCCCGTGGCCGCCGTAGCAGACCCTTACACTGCCGAAGGTTTGGTTGAGGCCATCGTCCGTCTATCCCGACACCTGACACCTGACACCTGACACCTCTCGGAGGCTCTCATGGCAAAATTCCCCCTTTTCCCCACCAGCCGCCCGCGACGCCTGCGGCACACGCCTGCCCTGCGCCGCATGGTGCGGGAGACCGAACTCAACCCCAGTGATTTCATTTACCCCCTGTTCGTCCGTCATGGCCGCAACATCCGCCGCGAAGTGCCTTCCATGCCCGGCGTGTTCCAGTTTTCCGTTGATCAGTTGGCCGCGGAAGCGCGGGAAGTGTGGCAATTGGGCATTCCCGCGGTGATTTTGTTTGGTATTCCTGCAGAAAAAGACCCCGTGGGGCTGGAAAATTTTGCGCTGGAAGGCATCGTCCAGCAGGCCGTGCGGGCGATCAAGGACGCGGTGCCTGAAATGGTGGTGGTGACCGATGTTTGCCTCTGTGAATATACCGACCACGGGCACTGCGGCCTGCTCAACACGGGCGACCCGCGCCCCCACCCGCATTTGCCCGAGGGCTATGTGCTCAACGACCCCACGCTGGAAATTCTTGGTCAGGTCGCGGTTTCCCATGCGGAAACCGGCGCGGATATGGTTGCCCCGAGCGGCATGATGGACGGCATGGTGCAGGCCATCCGCCGCGCACTGGATGAGGCGCAGTTTGAGCATATTCCGATTTTGTCGTATGCGGTGAAATACGCGTCGGCTTTCTACGGCCCTTTCCGCGACGCCGCGGAATCGCCCCCGAAATTCGGCGACCGCCGCTCGCACCAAATGGATCCCGCCAATGCAGCCGAGGCCCTCAAGGAAGCCGCACTGGATGTGGCCGAAGGCGCGGACATGCTCATGGTCAAACCTGCCTTGCCTTATCTGGACATCATCCGGCAAGTGAAAGACGCGTTTCCCGAATTGCCGCTGGCCGCGTACAATGTTAGCGGCGAATACAGCATGATCAAGGCCGCTGCGGCCAACGGCTGGCTGGACGAGCAGCGCACAGTTTTGGAAGCCCTCACCGCCATCAAGCGCGCGGGGGCGGATTTGATCCTGACCTACCACGCCAAAGATGCGGCGCGGTGGTTGAAGTGAAACCGCAGATTACACAGATTTACTCAGATTTTTTCTGTGTAATCTGTGAAATCGGTGGTTTCTCACCGTTGTTTTACGGAGTGAGGAATGACCGTACCCCAAGACCCCTACGCTAACCTTTCCCCCGAAGCCGCGCGCGAGCGGCGCACCCACGACCGCCGCTACGCGGAAGTGGATTTCAACAAAGCGCCGTTTACCATCGCGTGGGAAATTACCCACGCGTGCGCGTACGCGTGCAAACATTGCCGGGCCAATGCCCAGCCCCAACGCCATCCCGACGAATTGACCACCGAGGAAGGCTTCCGCCTGATTGACCAGTTTACCGAATTTGGCAATCCCATCCTCATTTTCACCGGCGGCGACCCTATGATGCGCAGGGACCTTTTTGACCTGATCGCCTATGCCACGGAAAAGGGCTTGCGCTGCTCTCTGACACCAACGGCCACCGCGCTGCCCACGGTGGAACGCCTGCGCAAGGCCAGGGAAGCCGGCATCCGCCGCATTGCCCTCAGCCTGGATGCACCTACGCCCGCGGTGCACGATGATTTTCGTGGGGTGGATGGTTCCTGGCAGCGGACGATGAACATCTTGCACAACGCCCACGAGGTGGGGCTGAGCGTGCAGGTCAATACCACGGTGACCAAATTCAACGTGGATTTGCTGCCTGAGATGGTGCCCTTCATTGAGGAAGTCGGCGCGGTGCAGTGGTCGGTCTTCTTCCTGGTACCCACAGGGCGCGCCCAGGCGCAGTGGATGATCTCTGCTCAGGAACACGAGCGGGTGTTCAATTGGCTGTATGACCTTTCCAAGGCTGCACCCTTTGACATCAAGGGCACCGCGGCGCCCATGTACCGCCGGGTGAGCATTGAACGGCGGCGGGCAGAGTTGGGTGGCGGCGCTGCGGTCACATTCCAGGGCGCAGGCTTCCAGTATGCCGATGGCCTTAACCGCCCCACCAAGGGCGTGAACGATGGCAACGGCTTTTTGTTCATCTCCCATTTGGGCGAAATCATGCCTTCGGGCTTTTTGCCCATTTCGGCGGGCAACGTCCGAACCCACAACGTGGTGGACGTTTACCGCAATGCTCCCTTGTTCCGTGACCTGCGCGACCCTGACAGGCTCAAAGGCCCCTGCAGCACATGCCCCTATCGCGATGTCTGCGGCGGGCAGCGCGGACGCGCCTACGGCGTGTTTGGCGATTACCTGGCCTCTGACCCCGCGTGTGTGCTGGTGGACGAAGCCATCCGCCGCGGGGAGTATCGGCCAGACGAGAAATAATGCGCAAGAATTGCCTTGTAACTTGTAAGTGGTGTTTGTATTAGGTTGAAGTGCCCTGAGCGGAAGCATGAGCGTGAGCGAGGGCTGCAGTCGAAGGACGCAACACTCGGAGCCAAGGCTGGCGCAGTGTTCAATGCTCGCTTTCCTGAATAATTTGTCGCAGACGTTGGATGCTGACGTCCGCCTGGTCGCTTTTGGAGTAAATCGTGATCAAAATTGCCTTGTCCGGTGTGGGTAAGTAATAAATGATGCGATAACCCCCTCGTGCGCCCTTGCGAGCGTCTGAATTTTTGGCCCGTACTTTGAAAACAGCGTATTTGACACCAGGAATTTGTTTCCCAGGCGTGTCGCCGTTCTGGATACGCTCCAGAATAGGCTCAATATCCGAGCGGATATGACGATAGCGCCGACTTAGAAGCCGTATATTCCGTTTGAATTCCGGCGTATAGGCTAACGAGCGTTTGCCATCCTCATTCGGCATCAATATCTTCCCACAAGGTTTCGATATCTTGGGTTTCTCCGTTCAGGGCTTCTTGCCAACCTTGGCGGAAAGATGCTTTGGCTGGTTTCAGTGTAATGGCTTCTCGAAACGTGCGAATGAGTTGTAACAGCGCAGGCCAATACTCTTCGGGCGTGCGTTGTACTTCTTCCAGCATGAGGTTAAGTTCTTTATTGTCCATTGCTAATGCTCCCATTCGGGTTCGCTCATTTTGCTACTAAGGACATTATACAATGTCACAACATGTTTCTGCAACGTCACCCCTCCCTCGCTTCCTCCGCGCCTGCCGCCGCCTGCCGGTGGACGCCACGCCGGTGTGGTTTATGCGTCAAGCCGGGCGCTACATGCCCGAATATCAGGCCGTGCGCGCGAAATACAGCTTGCTGGAAATCACCCGCCGCCCCGACGTTGCTGCGGAAGTCACCCTTCAGCCCGTAGACGTCCTGGGCGTGGATGCCGCCATCCTTTTCGCCGACATCCTGCTCCCTGCCGAGGCGATGGGCCTGCAACTGGAATTCGTCCCCGGCAAGGGGCCAACGTTCCACAACCCTGTGCGCACTGCCGATGACATTGCCCGCCTTCGCCGCCCCGACATCACCGCGGATTTGGGGCACGTGCTGGAAGCCGTCCGCCTGACCCGCCAGGCCCTGGAAGGCCGCGGCGTGCCCCTGATTGGCTTTGCTGGTGGCCCGTTTACCGTGGCTTCCTACATGGTGGAAGGCGGCCCGTCGCGGCACTACCGCACCACCAAGACCATGATGTACGCCGCGCCCGACCTCTGGCACGCGTTGATGGACAAACTCAGCGACACCCTGGCCGCCTATCTGGTCGGCCAGGTGGAAGCCGGCGCGCAGGCCGTGCAGATGTTCGATTCCTGGGTAGGCGTGCTCAGCGTGCCCGACTACCGCCGCTATGTGCTGCCTTACAGCCGTCGCGTGCTTCAGGCCGCGCAGGAAACTGGCGTGCCGGTCATTCACTTTGGCACGGGCACCAGCCATTTGCTGGAAGCCATGCAGGAAGCCGGTGGCACCGTGATGGGCATTGATTGGCGCGAGCCGCTCGACCGCGCGGCTTCCCGCCTGGGCAACGCACCCCTGCAGGGCAACCTGGACCCCTTAGCCTTGTTTGCTCCTACCAGGGAACTCGCCGCCCAGGTGGAAGGCGTCCTGCGCCGCGCGCCGCGGCGAGGGCATATCTTCAACCTCGGCCACGGCATCCTGCCCGATACGCCAGTAGAAGCCGTGCGGGATGTGGTCGCGATGGTGCACGAGCGGACAGCAGCCGCAGATTACGCAGATGCCACAGATTGAACACCCTTTGCATCCTGCATCCTGCATCCTGCATCCTGCACCCTGCACCCTGCAACCTGATCAAAGGCAACCATGACAACACCCCTTTCTATCAAATCCAAGACTTTAACCTTAGCCATTGTTGGCGGTGGCATTTCGGGCCTGGCTGCGGCTTACGAGGCGCTTCGTATAGCCAGAAAAGAAGGCGGCCAGAGTGGGAAAGCCGCCTCGCCGAATATTGCCCTCTTTGAAGCCGCGCCGCGCCTTGGCGGTAAGATTACCACCCATCGCCGGGATGGCTTTGTGGTGGAGGGCGGCCCCGACACCTTCCTCGCAACCAAGCCCTGGGCTGTGGAACTCTGCCGCGAACTGGGCATCGAAGACCGCCTGCGGGGCACCAACCCTCACCGCAAGGCCACCTATGTTTTGCATCGGGGCAGGTTAGAGCCGTTGCCCGACGGCCTGACCATGATGATCCCCACCCGCTTTAGCCCCATGATCCGCACCCGCTTGCTGTCGTGGCCTCAGAAGGCCCGCATGGGGCTGGATTTCTTCCTGCCGCCCCGCCGCGAGGATGGTGACGAAAGCCTGGGTGCATTCCTCACCCGCCGCCTGGGGCGCGGGGCTTACGAAAATCTGATTGAGCCTTTGCTGAGCGGCATCTATGCGGGCGACGGTGACCAACTCAGTATGCCCGCGACGTTCCCGTATTTACGGGAGTTGGAACAAAAATACGGCGGCCTGATCAAGGGGGCGCTGGCCATGCGCCGCAAAATGGGCAAACGCGCCCCCGGCACCCGCAGCGCCTTCCTCACCCCCGAAACCGGCCTCGCCGAAATCGTGGAAGCCCTGGAAGCCACTTTGCGCGCGGGCGGCGTGGCGCTGCACACCAGCGCGCCTGTGCAGGCGCTTACCCCCACCGCGGACGGTTTCCACCTGACCACGCCCCAGGGCGAATATCACGCTCGCGCGGTGGTGCTCGCGACCCCGGCCTATGCCACCGCGGATTTGGTCGCACCCTTTGCCCCGGAGGCCGCCGCGGCCCTGCGCGGTATTCTTTATGCCACCACCGCTACCGTTTCCCTGGCCTATCGGGAAACCGATCTGCCCCGCCCCCTCGACGGCTACGGCTACGTCATTCCGCACAGCGAAGGACGGGAAGCCCTCGCCTGCACGTGGACTTCCACCAAATTCCCCCACCGCGCGCCTGAAGGCTACGCGCTGGTACGGGTGTTCGTGGGCCGAGCGGGCCAGGAAGCCGACATTTCCTGGAACCACGCGGCTCTGGAAGCCATCGCCCGCCGCGAATTGGCGCAGACCGTGGGTATTACCGCAGAGCCGCTGTTTGCCGAGGTGTTTGTGTGGCCCCAGGCCATGCCGCAGTACACGCTGGGACATCTGGATCGGGTGCGGACCGCAGAAGGTGCGCTTTCCCCCTGGCCCAACCTCGCCCTGGCCGGCAATGCCTACCGCGGCATCGGCATTCCCGATTGCATCCGTTCAGGGCGGGAAGCGGTGGAACGAATTATGAATGGTGAGTTATGAGTGGCGTGTTATAAAAGGCCCCCCTCGCCATTCGCGATTCGCAACTTGCATCTTGCATCTTGCAACTTGCAACTTGCATCTTGCAAGCAGCTCCTCACTCGCAATTTCCTCGGAGGTTCCCATGCACATTCCCAATTCCATCCGATGGTTTGAGCGCGCGCAGCAAATTCTCCCCGGCGGAGTGGATTCGCCTGTGCGCGCGTTCCGCGCCGTGGGCGGTCAGCCCTTGTTTATCGCCCGCGGGGAAGGCCCCTACCTTTACGACGTGGACGGCAACCGTTATATTGACTATGTCCTTTCCTGGGGGCCGCTCATCCTCGGCCACGCGCACCCTGATGTAGTGGAAGCCCTGCAAGAGGCCGTGGCCAGGGGCACCAGTTACGGGGCGCCCAGCCCGCTGGAAGTGGAACTGGCCGAGTTGGTGCGTGCCTTCCTACCCTCGGTGGAAATGGTGCGCTTCGTCAACAGCGGCACTGAGGCCACC contains:
- the hemB gene encoding porphobilinogen synthase, with amino-acid sequence MAKFPLFPTSRPRRLRHTPALRRMVRETELNPSDFIYPLFVRHGRNIRREVPSMPGVFQFSVDQLAAEAREVWQLGIPAVILFGIPAEKDPVGLENFALEGIVQQAVRAIKDAVPEMVVVTDVCLCEYTDHGHCGLLNTGDPRPHPHLPEGYVLNDPTLEILGQVAVSHAETGADMVAPSGMMDGMVQAIRRALDEAQFEHIPILSYAVKYASAFYGPFRDAAESPPKFGDRRSHQMDPANAAEALKEAALDVAEGADMLMVKPALPYLDIIRQVKDAFPELPLAAYNVSGEYSMIKAAAANGWLDEQRTVLEALTAIKRAGADLILTYHAKDAARWLK
- the hemG gene encoding protoporphyrinogen oxidase, with amino-acid sequence MTTPLSIKSKTLTLAIVGGGISGLAAAYEALRIARKEGGQSGKAASPNIALFEAAPRLGGKITTHRRDGFVVEGGPDTFLATKPWAVELCRELGIEDRLRGTNPHRKATYVLHRGRLEPLPDGLTMMIPTRFSPMIRTRLLSWPQKARMGLDFFLPPRREDGDESLGAFLTRRLGRGAYENLIEPLLSGIYAGDGDQLSMPATFPYLRELEQKYGGLIKGALAMRRKMGKRAPGTRSAFLTPETGLAEIVEALEATLRAGGVALHTSAPVQALTPTADGFHLTTPQGEYHARAVVLATPAYATADLVAPFAPEAAAALRGILYATTATVSLAYRETDLPRPLDGYGYVIPHSEGREALACTWTSTKFPHRAPEGYALVRVFVGRAGQEADISWNHAALEAIARRELAQTVGITAEPLFAEVFVWPQAMPQYTLGHLDRVRTAEGALSPWPNLALAGNAYRGIGIPDCIRSGREAVERIMNGEL
- a CDS encoding type II toxin-antitoxin system RelE/ParE family toxin, with the protein product MPNEDGKRSLAYTPEFKRNIRLLSRRYRHIRSDIEPILERIQNGDTPGKQIPGVKYAVFKVRAKNSDARKGARGGYRIIYYLPTPDKAILITIYSKSDQADVSIQRLRQIIQESEH
- a CDS encoding TIGR04053 family radical SAM/SPASM domain-containing protein, translating into MTVPQDPYANLSPEAARERRTHDRRYAEVDFNKAPFTIAWEITHACAYACKHCRANAQPQRHPDELTTEEGFRLIDQFTEFGNPILIFTGGDPMMRRDLFDLIAYATEKGLRCSLTPTATALPTVERLRKAREAGIRRIALSLDAPTPAVHDDFRGVDGSWQRTMNILHNAHEVGLSVQVNTTVTKFNVDLLPEMVPFIEEVGAVQWSVFFLVPTGRAQAQWMISAQEHERVFNWLYDLSKAAPFDIKGTAAPMYRRVSIERRRAELGGGAAVTFQGAGFQYADGLNRPTKGVNDGNGFLFISHLGEIMPSGFLPISAGNVRTHNVVDVYRNAPLFRDLRDPDRLKGPCSTCPYRDVCGGQRGRAYGVFGDYLASDPACVLVDEAIRRGEYRPDEK
- a CDS encoding DUF2283 domain-containing protein, with amino-acid sequence MSKDKKPRLRYFEEEDVLHLVLSEEPEANSVEISPDITVELNAQGDIIGIEILNAGRFLQNALLETVQAKLLISG
- a CDS encoding CAP domain-containing protein, whose product is MPPTATPFPTATAKPPTATMPPTATRIPPTPTMLPPTATHPPTATPAPMATPVPPTPTHLPTATMVPPTATAVPPTATRVPTATPVPPTATPVPPTPTPAGCSYSLNASYEQQLLDLINQERQNRGIPPLRMDSRLVAAARAHSQDMGCNGFFSHTGSDGSSPFDRMRRQGYTFTAAAENIYAGSGSYNSPQAAFNGWMNSDGHRENMLNSAYVDVGIGYVYVAGSPYGGYFTADFGHP
- the hemC gene encoding hydroxymethylbilane synthase gives rise to the protein MRLIFATRPSALARWQTQWVIRALEAVHPGLTCQEEVIVTHGDRVLDKPLPEIGGKGLFTQELEAALLNGRVDAAVHSLKDLPTEMPLGLTVGAIPQRAEVRDALVSAQGYTLETLPQAAVVGTSSLRRAAQLLAVRPDLQIRPLRGNVDTRVRKAMEGQYDAVVLAGAGLTRLGLTEHVSQWLPLEVMLPAPGQGALAVQCRDDDAETLRLLTAIEHPATRAAVDAERAFLEALGGGCAVPVAAYAEALPQGALRLTGFVGAPDGSGHWRGSLTGESARALGQALAQKAIAEGARRWLK
- a CDS encoding uroporphyrinogen-III synthase — protein: MIFTVSLLREIRGNDIVTSIIRQNAPTVLITRPAHQAGPLAALLEARGFRPVRFPAIAIRAITPNPALDAALRHVDEYAWMVLTSVNGVRIVWERAEALGLAKALQKARVAAIGPKTARALRQRGITPAFVPQEYVAEAILPGLGDVRGQKVLLLRALQARPTLAEMIAAAGGEAHEVPVYDTLPAQPSLEGLEALRRGVDYLTFTSPSTVRNFVALTRQAGLDPLALPGNPQVVCIGPITAQAAREMGFPVAAVADPYTAEGLVEAIVRLSRHLTPDT
- a CDS encoding glutamyl-tRNA reductase, which encodes MGSPFESLRRLLGLLISGLADAEDTCLAGLAGQEYSKERALSIPEVLRCIVPTIHCLGLNHRTADLGLREQVAFSEEDIRAALARLGCGKNGSRPAGVSEMVILSTCNRTEIYAVAPTEDFQTLESFLADARQVAPEILHPHLYRYRDADAVAHLFRVASGLDSLVLGEPQILGQVTRAWELARGQGTVRAVLGRLFQAAVHTGKRARTETAISHNPASVATMAVHLAAQTVKDFDTARVLVLGAGEMAEQAVEALRVRGVSHIRVMNRTLSKAEALAARWGGEATTFEALLPSLAWADIVLTSTGAPHTLIDARHVQEALDARAGRPLVLLDIAVPRDVEPAVGEMAGVQLYDLDALQDHLEDALASRRAAVPQVEAIVEEEVAAFVGYLQTLEVVPIIRALRTQAEMVRQAELEKTLRKMPHLTEEERARLEALTKAIVNKLLHSPTVALKEAAQGHRAAETAAVARRLFGISTN
- the hemE gene encoding uroporphyrinogen decarboxylase, with the protein product MSQHVSATSPLPRFLRACRRLPVDATPVWFMRQAGRYMPEYQAVRAKYSLLEITRRPDVAAEVTLQPVDVLGVDAAILFADILLPAEAMGLQLEFVPGKGPTFHNPVRTADDIARLRRPDITADLGHVLEAVRLTRQALEGRGVPLIGFAGGPFTVASYMVEGGPSRHYRTTKTMMYAAPDLWHALMDKLSDTLAAYLVGQVEAGAQAVQMFDSWVGVLSVPDYRRYVLPYSRRVLQAAQETGVPVIHFGTGTSHLLEAMQEAGGTVMGIDWREPLDRAASRLGNAPLQGNLDPLALFAPTRELAAQVEGVLRRAPRRGHIFNLGHGILPDTPVEAVRDVVAMVHERTAAADYADATD